In a single window of the uncultured Dysgonomonas sp. genome:
- a CDS encoding DUF6624 domain-containing protein: MKYLSLLFIFFMPFLSIFSQDGKGLDETLVQMLEEEQAVRKSMSTFYAEWSGKEEFQSKRDSIVAVMLKIDRANQQFIANLLDSVGWPGNLTPQANMAIFMIVQHSPVAYMNKYAPLITEGYRKGYVDSGLYAIFEDRFLMRQNKPQLYGSQIMNGYVWPIQDLDLLDARRKEMNLSSHQEYLDSFKKSGMQINWDKELTVEELIKILGFSPKDVE; encoded by the coding sequence ATGAAATACCTTAGCCTCCTTTTTATTTTTTTTATGCCCTTCTTGTCCATATTTTCGCAGGACGGGAAAGGACTGGATGAGACCTTAGTGCAAATGCTCGAAGAGGAGCAGGCTGTACGTAAAAGTATGTCGACTTTCTATGCAGAATGGAGCGGTAAGGAGGAATTTCAATCCAAAAGGGATAGCATTGTGGCTGTCATGCTTAAAATAGACAGAGCCAATCAGCAGTTTATTGCCAATCTTTTAGATTCGGTAGGCTGGCCCGGCAATCTTACTCCTCAGGCTAATATGGCCATATTTATGATTGTTCAGCATTCTCCTGTTGCGTATATGAATAAATATGCTCCATTGATAACAGAGGGATATAGAAAAGGGTATGTAGATTCGGGATTATATGCAATCTTCGAAGATCGTTTCCTTATGCGTCAAAATAAACCTCAATTATACGGATCGCAGATAATGAATGGTTATGTCTGGCCTATTCAGGATTTAGATTTGCTGGATGCCCGGCGAAAAGAGATGAATTTGTCCTCTCATCAAGAGTATCTTGACAGCTTCAAAAAATCCGGCATGCAAATAAATTGGGATAAAGAACTGACTGTCGAAGAATTAATAAAAATATTGGGGTTTAGCCCAAAAGATGTTGAATAA
- a CDS encoding murein L,D-transpeptidase catalytic domain-containing protein, whose amino-acid sequence MKTFGSIILAILLLVGLVSFIRYKSCNSRVDRTEHRNTEDENLVAFTRLKSKADSALAYCKSKGFSTEYSILIDFSIHSGKKRFFVWDFAKDTIRYSGLCCHGYGMESTQSKPVFSNVEGSYCSSLGKYKIGARAYSSWGINVHYKMHGLEKTNSNAFKRWVVLHSHTPVVDHDIHPKHLPLGWSQGCPVVSNEMMRKVDEMLKASRKPVLMWIYN is encoded by the coding sequence ATGAAAACATTCGGCTCTATCATATTGGCCATACTTCTACTTGTTGGGCTTGTATCTTTTATCAGATACAAGTCCTGCAATAGTAGGGTGGATCGGACGGAACATAGAAATACAGAAGACGAAAACCTGGTAGCTTTTACCCGCCTTAAATCCAAAGCCGATTCAGCTTTGGCTTATTGTAAATCGAAAGGTTTCAGTACAGAATACAGTATCCTTATCGATTTCAGTATTCATTCGGGCAAGAAACGTTTCTTTGTCTGGGATTTTGCTAAAGATACCATCAGGTATTCGGGACTTTGCTGCCATGGCTACGGAATGGAGAGTACCCAATCGAAGCCTGTATTCAGTAATGTGGAAGGCAGTTATTGTTCTTCGCTGGGGAAATATAAGATAGGTGCACGTGCCTATAGCAGTTGGGGTATCAATGTACACTATAAGATGCATGGATTGGAAAAGACGAATAGCAATGCTTTCAAACGCTGGGTTGTATTGCATTCACATACACCCGTTGTTGATCATGATATTCATCCCAAACATCTGCCTTTGGGCTGGAGTCAGGGGTGCCCCGTTGTCAGCAACGAGATGATGCGCAAGGTGGATGAGATGCTTAAAGCATCTAGAAAGCCTGTATTGATGTGGATATATAATTAG
- the crcB gene encoding fluoride efflux transporter CrcB encodes MLKQILLVSIGGAVGSVMRFLASVLVTRSEPFPFPVGTFAVNILGCFCIGLFANLLPSNNLRFLLITGFCGGFTTFSTFASETLTLANNNQMAMAFVYTLSSCVFGIGAVWLGMYVSK; translated from the coding sequence ATGTTAAAGCAGATTCTTTTAGTCAGTATAGGAGGAGCAGTAGGCAGCGTTATGCGTTTCCTTGCCTCAGTACTGGTAACGCGATCAGAACCGTTCCCGTTTCCTGTCGGGACATTTGCAGTCAATATTCTGGGCTGCTTTTGTATCGGTTTATTCGCAAATCTTTTACCTTCCAATAATCTCCGGTTTCTGCTTATCACAGGATTTTGCGGAGGCTTTACAACTTTTTCCACATTTGCCAGCGAAACTTTAACATTAGCCAACAACAACCAGATGGCAATGGCCTTTGTTTATACCTTATCCAGTTGTGTATTTGGCATCGGTGCCGTATGGTTGGGCATGTATGTTAGTAAATGA
- a CDS encoding alpha-2-macroglobulin family protein — MKKQLLISLFFLLSISMIAQTANKKYENEWKQVEDYEQQSLPQSAAKSVDEILQKAISDKNTTQVIKALIYKNKYKKQIDRSDSEAIFTDLQALLAQTTNTEEKALLHSMLAELYSDYYNSNQWQINQRTDLQDIVPEDMKEWSSNIFMNKIIGNLDLSVKDIMALKQSTTKAYDDIILLGTDGQKYYPTLYDFLMERAIQIVKRIEGMGYREYDATLTGASLEQLAAPADEYIKLNIGAGADKRQIIYLYYQQYMKDLLSRNMIPTLVFTEIDKANYLSRNSRTLSGDKVLDIFIALEKKYENNEASTEIINKIVDSYTGTQSADVNEKIYAWIKKGIDKYPASYGAKVLQARLNEMEYPSLTIKGNQLQYPKQPFQLTLIHRNLQALAEKQDFKLYRVENGKYNQVKDLQLNLISKAAYQQDTLSIDLGVLPVGKYSFSSRSKDSLENDNANDNLNLQINNTFDFTVSSLIALSRNSAKDEYEILVVDRMTGKPVKDATVKIYTYEYPNSKTAQKLITILKTDALGLAVYNDKTVSTDQYRYNIATYKVELGADSCLRAETLTAQDYRWNQNQQDGDEEAISIFTDRSIYRPGQTVYFKAIAIDNGSKLLANKEYTVELYNANGESIAVKEIITNEFGSISGEFILPQTGLLGGYHIEIDDASAYFNVEEYKRPTFEITFDKVDKTYTFGEEVTLKGYAKNFSGISLQGADVKYNISREQFSFWYWPSGNTTPFTDGIVKTNDDGSFEITFTPEAGDGNRALLRSINDKQIYTFNITATVTDVNGETQSNTYTLTVGNVSMVINIDIPQQIEKTSDYELKIAARNLQAQDIETSGTYEIYALDDNDSIKSKALSGSFKTGEQTELKARLKTLASGKYQLQVKALDSKGNEVSEKQNFVLYSYADKKPPIKTNEWLITKNLLFGKDKPGEVIFGSSEKDSYILYQLYNNKKVFEKRFVKLSDANQRFTVPYKDEYGDELKMTFTSVRDGKLYNKEASLYKKTDLPDTQLNIKLEVFRDKLRPGQAETWTISVKDITNQPALAELLASMYDTSLDKLYPYTAWSFNRPYTSREYVTPVNYSFPWYSNDYSRWFNFHYEAQYDISIPERTKDVINWFGYIYSYGRNNSLGDIPQQYLNYSDDEVVVVGYGTHKAKLMTGSVSRVRAENGIMIRGVASVAAPQGMLNESVVLADSAGGVEDLLDIGFKKDTDTPTPQIRQNFNETAFFFPQLRTNEKGETLISFTVPESNTTWRFRALAHDKDARVGTLEQMVVTRKELMVTPNIPRFVRQGDKTSISTKISNLSDKALSGDVHIEFFDPATDKVIDLGLANQKQTFSLEKDASTSVNWTFDVPSGIELIGCRIVAQNESFSDGEQHVLAVLSNRMLVTESMPIDITKQGTSTFTFDKLYNNTSNTASNYRLTLEYASNPAWYAIQALPTMSNPSNENAVNWFASYYVNTLGSSIVRQYPKVASMIQAWQKQGADKQTLVSKLQKDEELKAVLLEETPWVLDAKDETEQMQRLSLLFDLNNTKQQTDAATRKLAELITNDGGWSWYKGLYPSRSVTQYILYGYANLQKVGQVQYPQEVKEMQMKALKYIDFQIVEDFKNLKKYNKDWEKITTISTNQLEFAYVRSFYRDIPISQEARAAERFYTDVATKNWTKLNLYERSILSVVLKQNGEKEQVNKIVKSIKEHAVKNAKLGMYWPNNRSNVFMSLSAISVHTFLMDALEQNGASKEEMDMMKRWLLNQKRTQVWESTHASIDAISALLSSGTDWFATEPAPTVIKVGSQIVQPENKELGTGYFKQTWNKSEIANDMGKVEVTASSSQPAYGAMYWQYYENLDKITSQKGDLNVSKELFKENVSAAGKGLNLITESNPLTVGDKVIVRLTVRTDRDMDFVQLKDMRAPCFEPQQTISGTRWAGGLIYYQMAKDASTNFYFDHLPKGTYVLEYPVYVNRTGEYANGITTIQCMYAPEFVSHTQGIKVTVKE; from the coding sequence ATGAAGAAGCAATTATTGATTAGTCTGTTCTTTTTATTGAGCATCAGTATGATAGCACAGACAGCAAATAAGAAATATGAAAATGAGTGGAAACAGGTAGAAGATTATGAGCAACAAAGTCTTCCGCAATCGGCCGCTAAATCTGTAGATGAAATTCTGCAAAAGGCTATTTCCGATAAGAATACCACTCAAGTGATCAAAGCCCTGATTTATAAAAATAAGTATAAGAAACAAATAGACAGGAGCGATAGTGAGGCCATCTTCACAGACTTACAGGCTTTATTGGCTCAGACGACCAATACGGAAGAAAAAGCTTTGTTGCATTCAATGTTAGCTGAGCTATATTCCGACTATTATAACAGCAACCAGTGGCAGATAAACCAGCGAACCGATTTACAGGATATTGTTCCTGAAGATATGAAAGAGTGGAGCAGTAATATCTTTATGAATAAGATTATCGGGAACCTGGATTTATCGGTAAAAGATATCATGGCGCTTAAACAATCCACAACCAAGGCTTATGACGATATAATACTCTTAGGTACTGACGGTCAGAAATACTATCCTACTTTATACGACTTCCTGATGGAACGCGCTATTCAGATTGTAAAAAGAATAGAGGGTATGGGGTATCGGGAATATGATGCAACGCTTACGGGGGCAAGTCTGGAGCAACTGGCAGCCCCGGCAGATGAATATATTAAACTCAATATTGGCGCCGGAGCGGATAAGCGGCAAATAATCTATCTGTATTACCAGCAATATATGAAGGATTTACTGAGCCGTAATATGATACCGACACTTGTTTTCACGGAGATTGATAAGGCAAACTATCTTAGTCGGAATTCCCGTACATTATCCGGTGATAAAGTATTAGACATTTTCATCGCTCTGGAAAAAAAATATGAGAACAATGAAGCGTCTACTGAGATTATAAACAAGATAGTAGATTCATATACCGGAACGCAATCAGCCGATGTAAACGAAAAGATTTACGCATGGATAAAGAAAGGTATAGATAAATATCCGGCATCATATGGGGCAAAAGTACTTCAAGCCAGATTGAATGAAATGGAATATCCGTCCCTGACAATAAAAGGGAATCAGTTACAGTACCCCAAACAACCGTTTCAACTAACATTGATACATCGGAATTTACAGGCTTTGGCAGAAAAACAGGACTTCAAATTATATAGGGTAGAGAATGGAAAATACAATCAGGTGAAGGATCTTCAATTGAACCTGATTTCTAAAGCTGCCTATCAGCAGGACACATTATCTATAGATTTAGGTGTTTTACCTGTCGGAAAATATTCTTTTAGTAGTCGTTCGAAAGATAGTTTGGAAAATGATAATGCGAATGATAACTTAAATTTACAAATCAATAATACATTCGATTTTACCGTATCTTCTTTAATCGCCTTATCCCGTAACAGCGCTAAAGATGAATACGAAATACTCGTAGTAGACCGTATGACAGGCAAACCGGTAAAAGATGCCACAGTTAAAATATATACCTATGAATATCCCAATAGTAAAACTGCTCAGAAGTTAATAACAATACTTAAAACAGATGCTTTGGGGCTTGCCGTTTACAATGATAAGACGGTCAGTACAGATCAGTACCGTTATAACATTGCTACATATAAGGTTGAATTAGGAGCTGATTCCTGCTTGCGGGCAGAAACCCTAACAGCTCAGGATTACAGATGGAATCAGAATCAGCAAGACGGAGATGAAGAGGCCATCAGTATATTTACGGACAGGAGTATTTACCGTCCGGGCCAGACCGTTTATTTCAAAGCAATAGCCATAGATAATGGTTCTAAATTGCTGGCGAATAAAGAATACACCGTAGAATTATATAATGCAAACGGTGAATCTATCGCTGTAAAGGAAATAATAACAAATGAATTCGGCTCTATATCCGGCGAATTTATTTTGCCGCAAACAGGCCTTTTGGGAGGATATCATATCGAGATAGACGACGCTTCTGCCTATTTTAATGTAGAAGAATACAAACGCCCTACCTTCGAAATCACCTTCGATAAAGTAGATAAAACCTATACATTCGGAGAAGAGGTGACGCTGAAAGGCTATGCCAAAAATTTCTCAGGCATCAGTTTACAGGGTGCCGATGTGAAATACAATATAAGCCGTGAGCAGTTTAGCTTCTGGTATTGGCCTTCAGGCAACACTACACCTTTTACCGATGGCATAGTGAAGACAAACGACGACGGTTCGTTCGAAATTACATTTACCCCCGAAGCCGGAGACGGTAACAGGGCGCTTCTGCGTTCCATCAATGACAAGCAGATATATACATTCAACATTACAGCTACGGTTACGGATGTGAATGGCGAAACACAGTCGAACACTTATACTCTAACCGTAGGGAATGTGTCGATGGTAATCAATATCGATATACCGCAACAGATAGAGAAAACAAGCGACTACGAACTCAAAATCGCTGCCCGTAATTTGCAGGCGCAGGATATAGAAACTTCGGGGACTTATGAAATATACGCGTTGGATGATAATGATTCTATAAAAAGCAAAGCATTGTCCGGCTCATTCAAAACAGGAGAACAGACCGAACTGAAAGCCAGATTGAAAACATTAGCATCGGGCAAGTATCAGTTGCAGGTGAAAGCATTGGATAGTAAAGGAAATGAAGTAAGCGAAAAGCAGAATTTCGTGCTTTATTCGTATGCTGATAAGAAACCGCCTATAAAGACAAATGAATGGCTGATAACAAAGAATCTGTTATTTGGGAAAGACAAGCCGGGCGAAGTTATATTTGGTTCATCTGAAAAAGATTCATATATCCTTTATCAGTTGTATAATAATAAGAAAGTATTTGAAAAACGTTTCGTAAAACTTAGTGATGCGAACCAGAGATTCACTGTGCCTTACAAAGATGAGTACGGCGATGAATTGAAAATGACATTCACATCGGTGAGGGATGGTAAACTTTATAACAAAGAGGCTTCATTATACAAGAAAACAGATTTGCCGGATACACAGTTGAATATAAAACTGGAAGTATTCCGCGATAAACTTCGTCCGGGACAGGCCGAAACATGGACTATAAGCGTGAAGGATATAACAAACCAACCCGCTTTGGCCGAACTGTTGGCTTCTATGTATGACACTTCGCTGGATAAGCTGTATCCGTATACGGCATGGTCATTTAACCGTCCTTATACAAGCAGGGAATATGTAACGCCTGTAAATTACAGTTTCCCGTGGTATAGTAATGATTATAGCCGATGGTTTAATTTCCATTATGAGGCTCAATATGATATATCTATTCCTGAAAGAACGAAGGATGTTATCAATTGGTTCGGTTACATTTATTCATATGGGCGGAATAATTCATTGGGAGATATTCCTCAGCAATATCTGAATTATTCTGATGATGAAGTTGTTGTTGTCGGATATGGTACTCATAAGGCAAAGCTGATGACCGGTTCGGTTTCTAGAGTGAGGGCTGAAAATGGAATAATGATTAGAGGCGTAGCATCTGTTGCTGCACCACAGGGAATGCTTAACGAATCTGTTGTCCTCGCCGATTCGGCAGGAGGCGTAGAAGATCTGTTAGATATTGGCTTTAAAAAGGATACTGATACTCCAACTCCTCAAATCCGCCAGAACTTCAACGAAACAGCGTTCTTCTTCCCTCAGTTGAGGACTAACGAAAAAGGCGAGACGCTTATATCGTTTACTGTACCCGAAAGCAATACTACATGGCGTTTCAGGGCACTGGCTCACGATAAAGATGCACGCGTAGGTACATTAGAGCAGATGGTGGTTACCCGTAAAGAACTGATGGTGACGCCTAATATACCGCGCTTTGTTCGTCAGGGAGATAAGACTAGTATTTCCACTAAGATTTCAAACCTCTCGGATAAAGCTTTATCCGGAGATGTGCATATCGAATTCTTTGACCCTGCAACTGATAAAGTAATTGATTTAGGCTTAGCAAACCAAAAGCAAACATTCTCTCTCGAAAAAGATGCCTCTACGTCAGTTAACTGGACATTCGATGTCCCTTCTGGCATAGAGTTGATCGGTTGCCGTATTGTCGCTCAGAACGAATCATTTAGTGACGGTGAGCAGCATGTATTGGCAGTATTATCCAATCGTATGCTGGTAACAGAAAGCATGCCGATAGATATAACGAAGCAGGGCACAAGCACATTCACATTCGATAAACTATATAACAATACATCAAACACAGCGAGCAACTATCGCCTGACATTGGAATATGCATCCAATCCGGCATGGTATGCGATACAGGCATTGCCTACTATGAGCAATCCGTCGAATGAAAACGCCGTGAACTGGTTTGCGAGTTATTATGTGAATACGTTGGGATCCTCGATTGTTCGCCAGTATCCGAAAGTAGCGTCTATGATACAGGCTTGGCAAAAACAGGGAGCAGATAAGCAAACGCTCGTTTCCAAACTTCAAAAAGATGAAGAACTGAAAGCTGTCTTACTGGAAGAAACGCCTTGGGTACTCGATGCCAAAGACGAAACAGAGCAAATGCAACGCCTGTCTCTGCTATTCGATCTGAATAATACAAAACAACAAACAGATGCAGCCACAAGGAAATTAGCGGAACTAATAACAAATGACGGAGGCTGGTCATGGTACAAAGGACTCTATCCGAGCCGTTCGGTAACTCAGTATATACTTTACGGATATGCTAATTTGCAGAAGGTTGGACAGGTGCAGTATCCTCAAGAGGTAAAGGAAATGCAAATGAAAGCATTGAAATATATCGACTTTCAGATAGTGGAAGATTTCAAGAACCTGAAAAAATATAATAAAGACTGGGAAAAGATAACAACTATTTCTACCAATCAGCTCGAATTTGCTTATGTACGCTCATTCTATCGTGATATACCTATTAGTCAGGAAGCGCGCGCTGCTGAACGTTTCTATACAGATGTGGCAACTAAGAACTGGACTAAATTGAACCTGTATGAACGTTCTATCCTGTCTGTTGTGTTGAAACAAAACGGAGAAAAAGAGCAAGTAAACAAGATTGTAAAATCTATTAAAGAGCATGCGGTTAAGAACGCCAAACTGGGCATGTACTGGCCAAACAATCGCAGCAATGTATTTATGTCACTCTCTGCTATCAGTGTACATACGTTCCTCATGGATGCATTGGAACAAAACGGCGCATCTAAAGAGGAAATGGATATGATGAAACGTTGGCTGCTGAATCAGAAGCGTACACAGGTATGGGAATCCACTCATGCGTCTATTGATGCTATTAGTGCCTTGCTAAGCTCGGGTACGGACTGGTTTGCAACAGAACCTGCTCCGACGGTAATTAAGGTAGGAAGCCAGATTGTCCAACCGGAGAATAAAGAATTGGGAACAGGCTATTTCAAACAAACATGGAATAAGTCGGAAATAGCGAATGATATGGGCAAAGTGGAAGTAACCGCCTCCTCTTCTCAGCCTGCTTATGGCGCTATGTACTGGCAGTATTACGAAAATCTGGATAAGATTACATCACAAAAGGGTGATCTGAATGTAAGCAAAGAGCTATTTAAAGAAAATGTATCGGCAGCAGGAAAAGGTTTGAACCTGATAACTGAGTCCAACCCACTCACAGTCGGCGATAAAGTGATTGTCCGTCTTACAGTGCGCACCGACAGGGATATGGATTTCGTACAACTGAAAGATATGCGTGCCCCGTGTTTCGAACCACAGCAGACTATTTCTGGTACAAGGTGGGCAGGCGGTCTGATATACTATCAGATGGCAAAAGATGCATCCACTAATTTCTACTTCGATCATTTGCCTAAGGGCACTTATGTGTTGGAATATCCTGTGTATGTAAACCGTACAGGGGAGTATGCAAATGGAATCACCACTATTCAATGTATGTATGCACCGGAATTTGTATCGCATACGCAGGGAATAAAGGTGACAGTAAAAGAATAG
- a CDS encoding M15 family metallopeptidase, with product MKNYLTLALSLLLSVLYAGAQDRTYPSGVRKLIQAYPSRIKGYDGSSLIMYDGSKIRYDEGGKKNHSELINSSDLGDIFAYDYKQGELKNIPKNHDPGRIRNEQLLKKMYGSTSSEVQQNLVAITWCPNLINQKLRVTSINGVDKQLQKISDELDKHPELKDYLRSAGTFNWRKVRGTDRMSSHSFGTAIDLNVRYSDYWQWDCRCTSEDVDVKYKNRIPQQIVDIFEKHGFIWGGKWYHYDTMHFEYRPELLIGIN from the coding sequence ATGAAAAATTATCTTACTTTGGCTCTATCTCTCTTACTTAGCGTACTTTATGCCGGAGCACAGGACCGGACATATCCCTCGGGAGTGCGAAAGTTAATACAGGCTTATCCATCCCGGATTAAAGGATATGACGGATCGTCTCTTATCATGTATGACGGTTCTAAAATCAGATACGATGAAGGAGGAAAGAAGAACCATAGCGAACTCATAAACAGCTCCGATTTAGGAGATATATTTGCTTATGATTACAAACAAGGCGAACTGAAGAATATACCCAAGAACCATGACCCCGGGCGGATACGCAACGAACAATTGCTAAAGAAAATGTATGGCTCTACTTCATCCGAAGTACAACAAAACCTTGTCGCAATCACATGGTGTCCCAATCTTATAAATCAGAAGTTGAGGGTAACAAGTATAAACGGAGTAGATAAGCAACTTCAGAAAATCTCGGATGAGTTGGACAAACACCCCGAACTTAAAGATTATCTTCGTAGTGCCGGGACTTTCAATTGGCGGAAGGTGAGGGGTACAGACCGTATGAGTTCGCATAGTTTCGGTACAGCAATTGACCTGAATGTCAGGTATTCCGACTATTGGCAATGGGACTGTCGTTGTACATCAGAAGACGTAGATGTGAAATATAAGAACCGTATACCACAGCAGATTGTAGATATCTTCGAAAAGCATGGCTTTATCTGGGGCGGGAAGTGGTATCATTACGACACCATGCACTTCGAGTACAGGCCGGAATTATTAATCGGAATTAATTGA
- a CDS encoding DUF1573 domain-containing protein yields the protein MKKIGLILFALVLSTGFIAAQDGKKAPKVTFQKAVHDFGKVAESAGSVSCEFTFKNTGTAPFLIQRVQASCGCTTPDYTNEPVLPGKEGKIKVTYSTTGRPGTFSKDVTVFSNVPDSIYRLNIKGEVIRK from the coding sequence ATGAAAAAAATTGGACTTATCCTGTTTGCATTAGTGCTATCAACAGGTTTTATCGCAGCTCAGGACGGTAAAAAAGCACCTAAGGTTACTTTCCAAAAAGCAGTACACGATTTTGGTAAAGTTGCAGAGAGCGCCGGTTCGGTAAGTTGTGAATTTACTTTTAAAAATACAGGTACAGCGCCTTTCCTTATCCAGAGAGTGCAGGCTAGTTGTGGTTGTACAACGCCGGATTATACAAATGAACCTGTGTTACCGGGTAAAGAAGGTAAGATTAAAGTTACCTATTCTACTACTGGTCGTCCGGGGACATTCAGTAAAGACGTTACGGTGTTTTCAAATGTTCCTGATTCAATCTACAGATTGAATATCAAAGGCGAAGTTATTCGTAAATAA
- a CDS encoding riboflavin synthase encodes MFSGIVEEAATVVSLRKEAENLHITMECSFTHELKIDQSVCHNGVCLTVVNIDDKKYTVTAIKETLECSNLGLLQVGDKVNLERSMLMNGRLDGHIVQGHVDQTAKCVEIREADGSWYFKFEYEFDREMAKKGYLTVDKGSVTVNGVSLTVVDPTYNTFEVAIIPYTYEHTNFHQFKVGSVINIEFDIIGKYISRITQL; translated from the coding sequence ATGTTTTCAGGTATAGTAGAAGAGGCTGCAACAGTGGTTTCGTTGCGTAAAGAGGCAGAGAATCTGCATATAACAATGGAGTGTTCATTTACCCACGAGTTGAAGATTGACCAAAGTGTTTGTCATAATGGGGTATGTCTTACAGTCGTGAATATCGATGATAAAAAATATACCGTTACTGCTATTAAAGAAACACTGGAATGTTCTAATCTCGGCTTATTACAGGTTGGAGATAAGGTAAATCTCGAACGTAGTATGTTGATGAATGGTCGCCTCGACGGACATATTGTTCAGGGACATGTAGATCAGACCGCTAAATGCGTTGAAATAAGAGAAGCCGATGGTAGCTGGTACTTCAAATTCGAATATGAGTTTGATCGTGAAATGGCAAAGAAAGGCTATCTGACAGTAGATAAAGGCTCAGTAACAGTAAATGGAGTCAGCCTGACTGTAGTCGACCCTACCTACAATACATTCGAAGTAGCTATTATACCATATACATATGAGCATACTAACTTCCATCAGTTTAAAGTAGGTAGCGTGATAAATATCGAATTTGATATAATTGGAAAATATATAAGCCGTATTACACAATTGTGA